From a region of the Streptomyces sp. NBC_01454 genome:
- a CDS encoding RNA polymerase sigma factor, which translates to MRGDDIQPDDRRLTVAVQAAQAGDEAAFRTVYRAVHPRLLGYVRTLVSEPDVEDVTSEAWLQITRDLARFNGDADRFRGWAARIARNRALDHIRMRGRRPATGGDESELADTPAASDTAGEAMEALGTGRTMRLIARLPQDQAEAVVLRVVVGLDAKSAAQVLGKRPGAVRTAAHRGLRRLAELIGEASGGSRDTPQDSMWDERPDGGEEGAEHDGSAPTGRAARRPRGGGGTVSEVPVQGRRRRDGVAESYVPGVTETAARTQKDM; encoded by the coding sequence GTGCGAGGGGACGACATTCAGCCGGACGACCGTCGGCTGACGGTGGCCGTGCAGGCGGCGCAGGCCGGCGACGAGGCGGCGTTCCGTACCGTCTACCGCGCCGTGCATCCCCGACTACTGGGATATGTGCGGACTTTGGTGAGCGAACCGGACGTTGAGGACGTCACCTCGGAAGCCTGGCTGCAGATCACCCGCGACCTCGCGCGCTTCAACGGCGACGCCGACCGCTTCCGCGGCTGGGCCGCCCGCATCGCCCGCAACCGTGCCCTGGACCACATCCGGATGCGCGGCCGCCGCCCGGCGACCGGCGGCGACGAGAGCGAACTCGCCGACACCCCCGCCGCGTCCGACACCGCGGGCGAGGCGATGGAAGCCCTCGGCACCGGCCGCACCATGCGGCTGATAGCCCGGCTGCCGCAGGACCAGGCCGAGGCCGTGGTGCTGCGGGTGGTGGTCGGACTCGACGCCAAGAGCGCCGCGCAGGTGCTCGGCAAACGGCCCGGCGCGGTGCGCACCGCCGCACACCGCGGGCTGCGACGGCTCGCCGAACTGATCGGCGAAGCATCCGGCGGCAGCCGGGACACACCGCAGGACAGCATGTGGGACGAGCGTCCCGACGGCGGCGAAGAAGGCGCCGAGCACGACGGAAGTGCCCCCACCGGCCGGGCCGCACGGCGGCCGCGGGGAGGGGGCGGGACGGTGAGTGAGGTGCCCGTACAGGGGCGAAGACGCCGCGACGGCGTGGCGGAATCGTACGTACCAGGTGTGACGGAAACGGCCGCACGAACGCAGAAGGACATGTGA